A stretch of the Paramormyrops kingsleyae isolate MSU_618 chromosome 16, PKINGS_0.4, whole genome shotgun sequence genome encodes the following:
- the LOC111834153 gene encoding claudin-10-like — MKYRTAVTYMEIGCFVVCLLGWALVCSTLPTEYWNISTLDQGVLTTANFFSNLWKDCISDSTGVSDCKEFPSLLALELNIHMCRALVIMAIILSFFGAVLSLVGMKCTKIGGSDVANARVTFAAGINYMVAGFCAMIAYSWYGNKIRKEFVNPNFKAAKFELGAALFVGWGGSSLLIIGGFILSFFAKKEGLRCRSTLQPEPTPCTPARTRRTTIISLAFKEASEGRKTRATMTPSRAPTDTYV; from the exons ATGAAGTACAGGACAGCGGTGACGTACATGGAGATCGGCTGCTTCGTGGTCTGCCTGCTGGGGTGGGCCTTGGTGTGTTCCACCCTGCCCACTGAATACTGGAACATCTCAACCCTCGACCAGGGTGTCCTGACCACCGCTAACTTCTTCTCCAACCTGTGGAAGGACTGCATTTCTGATTCCACCGGGGTATCCGATTGCAAGGAATTCCCATCTCTCCTGGCGCTTGAGT TGAACATCCACATGTGCCGAGCTCTCGTCATCATGGCCATCATACTGAGCTTCTTCGGAGCCGTTCTCTCCCTGGTGGGAATGAAGTGCACCAAGATCGGCGGGTCGGATGTTGCCAATGCAAGAGTCACTTTCGCAGCAGGAATAAACTACATGGTTGCAG GGTTCTGTGCCATGATTGCATACTCCTGGTATGGAAATAAGATCCGGAAAGAATTTGTGAATCCTAATTTCAAGGCCGCAAA attTGAACTTGGAGCAGCTCTCTtcgtgggctggggggggtcctCTCTGCTCATCATAGGAGGCTTCATTTTAAGCTTCTTTGCCAAGAAGGAGGGTCTGAGGTGCAG ATCCACCCTCCAGCCGGAGCCCACGCCCTGCACACCAGCTCGAACGCGGAGGACCACTATAATATCACTGGCATTCAAAGAGGCGTCCGAGGGCAGAAAGACCAGGGCCACCATGACCCCCAGCAGAGCCCCCACTGACACCTACGTATAG
- the dzip1 gene encoding cilium assembly protein DZIP1 isoform X1, protein MPFFNNVYYPLQSETPGTQSSVGMSSLLNSPQSQPSSGQQCRVSATLGPPAMPVFKFRLRRESVDWRRISAIDVERVASELDFHTLQEQISNITFCNVEHERCPHCQGPMDPVLLKLFRLAQLTLEYLLHSQEYLTLSLQAAEDRLQASGLERDQLQRQLQKRAEDMKSMKEELKQRKKIISSQQSMINAGMGSFHKCQHCDKAFMNYSFLQSHMQRRHPEEYDIKLLSENQKKVQSLKLQEEINKLREQLTLTRSQLETQQTYITKASQEQSQRSKEEEMLKILERWKEEEKERQKAQMEEMRLMFLKEAKELSAKNTFLQSQVSEMEESSQKMRVNILALQEEKVQLTGTFGEKHQQDIQKLHQQLKKQEDRWTSRMQKLQDSHEKEKNQLLGDVHRLRHSASSEEDRNRKRMEELDWKLQEQRELIMSQREQMKKLTALPPTRAAEQTVVSSVPEPKPKSQAHDQSASVRKLDPIEELSEEDKDSSSVSEKKAELTRQSSISILRKNPNIKKELRPILEQTLAEKLEALGIQAEANRLSNGELKNALAKVSFEREKREGRFPECRKVREDVFRSLSLRVKERETEGDSAPELRTWAKQPVEESQMRARSSSLPSGVTQVVSKTAPRLHAAPLPAPRGKMGTLIKTSTLRTPPFSSDEDSEEDEEEEEPPQRRLQGPRPAVISVSGPLAAHVPPAGSDTDWTEGSDMEEIDPQRLQSYKQLTGREEKATKSHMVKDLTKDLEKKLADREVKKPLGGVNVLPDKSNIVQELKSSKTDEDDDDDWDISSLEDKSPAPKLQDIPVKKSFDSSNTSIWGSSLGKTHKGQNDVDTPSTMKSSIVTVSDWSVSDAM, encoded by the exons ATG CCGTTTTTCAACAACGTGTACTACCCGCTTCAGTCTGAGACTCCAGGAACCCAATCCTCTGTAGGGATGTCTTCCCTTCTAAACTCCCCCCAGAGTCAGCCCTCCTCTGGGCAACAGTGTAGGGTGTCGGCGACGCTGGGGCCCCCCGCCATGCCTGTCTTTAAGTTCCGGCTGAGGCGGGAGAGCGTGGACTGGCGGCGGATCAGCGCAATCGATGTCGAGCGGGTGGCCAGCGAGCTGGACTTCCACACTCTGCAGGAGCAGATCTCCAACATTACCTTCTGCAACGTGGAGCACGAGCGCTGCCCCCACTGCCAGGGTCCCATGGACCCCGTGCTGCTGAAGCTCTTCCGGCTGGCCCAGCTCACCCTGGAGTACCTGCTGCACTCCCAGGAATACCTCACCCTCAGCCTGCAGGCGGCCGAGGACAGACTCCAGGCTTCGGGCCTGGAGAGGGACCAGCTGCAGAGGCAGCTGCAGAAACGGGCGGAAGACATGAAGAGCATGAAGGAGGAGCTGAAGCAGAGGAAGAAGATCATCTCCTCCCAGCAGTCCATGATCAATGCTGGCATGGGCAGCTTCCATAAG TGCCAACACTGTGACAAAGCCTTCATGAACTATTCTTTTCTCCAAAGCCATATGCAGAGGCGACATCCGGAGGAGTATGATATCA aattaTTATCCGAGAACCAGAAGAAGGTGCAGTCGCTGAAACTGCAGGAGGAGATCAATAAGCTGAGGGAACAGTTAACTCTGACCAGATCCCAACTAGAAACGCAGCAGACATACATCACCAAAGCCTCTCAG GAGCAGAGTCAGCGCTCCAAGGAAGAAGAGATGCTGAAGATCTTGGAGAGGtggaaggaggaggagaaggaacGGCAGAAAGCGCAGATGGAGGAAATGAGGTTGATGTTTCTCAAGGAGGCCAAGGAGCTGTCTGCTAAAAACACTTTTCTGCAAAGT CAAGTCTCTGAAATGGAGGAGTCCAGTCAGAAGATGAGGGTGAACATTTTAGCTCTGCAGGAGGAGAAGGTGCAGCTGACAGGCACCTTTGGGGAGAAGCACCAGCAGGACATCCAGAAGCTCCACCAGCAGCTGAAGAAGCAG GAAGATAGGTGGACGTCCAGAATGCAGAAGCTTCAGGACTCACACGAAAAGGAAAAGAATCAG CTTCTCGGGGATGTACACAGGCTCCGTCACTCTGCCAGCAGCGAGGAGGACAGGAACCGGAAGCGGATGGAGGAGCTGGACTGGAAGCTGCAGGAGCAACGGGAGCTGATCATGTCTCAGAGGGAGCAG ATGAAAAAGCTCACAGCCCTCCCCCCGACGAGGGCAGCAGAACAGACAG TCGTTTCTTCTGTTCCTGAGCCTAAGCCCAAGTCACAGGCACATG ATCAGTCTGCTTCTGTCCGTAAACTGGATCCTATAGAGGAGCTTTCAGAGGAGGATAAAG ATTCTAGCAGCGTCTCGGAGAAGAAGGCGGAACTGACGCGGCAGTCGTCAATAAGCATCCTTAGGAAAAACCCAAACATCAAGAAGGAACTGCGGCCGATCCTGGAGCAGACTCTGGCGGAAAAGCTTGAAGCTCTTGGCATTCAAGCC GAGGCCAATAGACTGTCGAACGGCGAGCTGAAGAACGCCTTGGCTAAAGTGTCCTTTGAACGAGAGAAACGGGAAGGGCGGTTCCCAGAGTGCCGGAAGGTTCGGGAAGACGTCTTCCGCTCGCTGTCCCTAAGGGTGAAAGAGAGGGAAACAGAGGGAGACTCGGCACCTGAACTCCGCACCTGGGCCAAGCAGCCGGTCGAAG AGAGCCAGATGAGAGCCAGGTCTAGTAGCCTGCCCTCTGGGGTGACCCAGGTGGTGTCAAAGACAGCCCCCAGGCTCCACGCCGCCCCTCTGCCAGCCCCTCGAGGCAAGATGGGCACTCTGATCAAGACCTCCACGCTAAG AACTCCTCCCTTCAGCTCGGATGAGGATTctgaggaggacgaggaggaggaagagcccCCCCAGAGGAGGCTGCAGGGTCCCAGACCCGCAGTGATCAGCGTGAGCGGCCCACTGGCAGCCCATGTGCCGCCCGCTGGGAGTGACACCGACTGGACAGAAGGAAGTGACATGGAGGAGATCGACCCGCAGAGGCTGCAGAGCTACAAGCAGCTGACAGGAAGAGAAGAGAAGGCGACTAAGA GTCACATGGTCAAAGACCTGACTAAGGACCTGGAGAAGAAACTTGCAGATCGTGAGGTGAAGAAACCATTGGGAGGGGTGAACGTTTTACCGGACAAGAGTAATATCGTGCAGGAACTCAAG AGTTCAAAAACGGATGAAGATGACGATGACGACTGGGATATTTCCTCTTTGGAGGACAAGTCACCAGCACCCAAGCTACAGGACATTCCTGTGAAAAAGAGCTTTGATTCCAGCAATACCAGCATCTGGGGCTCCTCACTgggaaaaacacacaaag GTCAGAATGATGTGGACACCCCCAGTACCATGAAAAGCAGCATTGTGACAGTCAGTGACTGGAGCGTCTCAGATGCAATGTAA
- the dzip1 gene encoding cilium assembly protein DZIP1 isoform X2 produces the protein MPFFNNVYYPLQSETPGTQSSVGMSSLLNSPQSQPSSGQQCRVSATLGPPAMPVFKFRLRRESVDWRRISAIDVERVASELDFHTLQEQISNITFCNVEHERCPHCQGPMDPVLLKLFRLAQLTLEYLLHSQEYLTLSLQAAEDRLQASGLERDQLQRQLQKRAEDMKSMKEELKQRKKIISSQQSMINAGMGSFHKCQHCDKAFMNYSFLQSHMQRRHPEEYDIKLLSENQKKVQSLKLQEEINKLREQLTLTRSQLETQQTYITKASQEQSQRSKEEEMLKILERWKEEEKERQKAQMEEMRLMFLKEAKELSAKNTFLQSQVSEMEESSQKMRVNILALQEEKVQLTGTFGEKHQQDIQKLHQQLKKQPACTLQEDRWTSRMQKLQDSHEKEKNQLLGDVHRLRHSASSEEDRNRKRMEELDWKLQEQRELIMSQREQMKKLTALPPTRAAEQTVVSSVPEPKPKSQAHDSSSVSEKKAELTRQSSISILRKNPNIKKELRPILEQTLAEKLEALGIQAEANRLSNGELKNALAKVSFEREKREGRFPECRKVREDVFRSLSLRVKERETEGDSAPELRTWAKQPVEESQMRARSSSLPSGVTQVVSKTAPRLHAAPLPAPRGKMGTLIKTSTLRTPPFSSDEDSEEDEEEEEPPQRRLQGPRPAVISVSGPLAAHVPPAGSDTDWTEGSDMEEIDPQRLQSYKQLTGREEKATKSHMVKDLTKDLEKKLADREVKKPLGGVNVLPDKSNIVQELKSSKTDEDDDDDWDISSLEDKSPAPKLQDIPVKKSFDSSNTSIWGSSLGKTHKGQNDVDTPSTMKSSIVTVSDWSVSDAM, from the exons ATG CCGTTTTTCAACAACGTGTACTACCCGCTTCAGTCTGAGACTCCAGGAACCCAATCCTCTGTAGGGATGTCTTCCCTTCTAAACTCCCCCCAGAGTCAGCCCTCCTCTGGGCAACAGTGTAGGGTGTCGGCGACGCTGGGGCCCCCCGCCATGCCTGTCTTTAAGTTCCGGCTGAGGCGGGAGAGCGTGGACTGGCGGCGGATCAGCGCAATCGATGTCGAGCGGGTGGCCAGCGAGCTGGACTTCCACACTCTGCAGGAGCAGATCTCCAACATTACCTTCTGCAACGTGGAGCACGAGCGCTGCCCCCACTGCCAGGGTCCCATGGACCCCGTGCTGCTGAAGCTCTTCCGGCTGGCCCAGCTCACCCTGGAGTACCTGCTGCACTCCCAGGAATACCTCACCCTCAGCCTGCAGGCGGCCGAGGACAGACTCCAGGCTTCGGGCCTGGAGAGGGACCAGCTGCAGAGGCAGCTGCAGAAACGGGCGGAAGACATGAAGAGCATGAAGGAGGAGCTGAAGCAGAGGAAGAAGATCATCTCCTCCCAGCAGTCCATGATCAATGCTGGCATGGGCAGCTTCCATAAG TGCCAACACTGTGACAAAGCCTTCATGAACTATTCTTTTCTCCAAAGCCATATGCAGAGGCGACATCCGGAGGAGTATGATATCA aattaTTATCCGAGAACCAGAAGAAGGTGCAGTCGCTGAAACTGCAGGAGGAGATCAATAAGCTGAGGGAACAGTTAACTCTGACCAGATCCCAACTAGAAACGCAGCAGACATACATCACCAAAGCCTCTCAG GAGCAGAGTCAGCGCTCCAAGGAAGAAGAGATGCTGAAGATCTTGGAGAGGtggaaggaggaggagaaggaacGGCAGAAAGCGCAGATGGAGGAAATGAGGTTGATGTTTCTCAAGGAGGCCAAGGAGCTGTCTGCTAAAAACACTTTTCTGCAAAGT CAAGTCTCTGAAATGGAGGAGTCCAGTCAGAAGATGAGGGTGAACATTTTAGCTCTGCAGGAGGAGAAGGTGCAGCTGACAGGCACCTTTGGGGAGAAGCACCAGCAGGACATCCAGAAGCTCCACCAGCAGCTGAAGAAGCAG CCTGCTTGCACTTTGCAGGAAGATAGGTGGACGTCCAGAATGCAGAAGCTTCAGGACTCACACGAAAAGGAAAAGAATCAG CTTCTCGGGGATGTACACAGGCTCCGTCACTCTGCCAGCAGCGAGGAGGACAGGAACCGGAAGCGGATGGAGGAGCTGGACTGGAAGCTGCAGGAGCAACGGGAGCTGATCATGTCTCAGAGGGAGCAG ATGAAAAAGCTCACAGCCCTCCCCCCGACGAGGGCAGCAGAACAGACAG TCGTTTCTTCTGTTCCTGAGCCTAAGCCCAAGTCACAGGCACATG ATTCTAGCAGCGTCTCGGAGAAGAAGGCGGAACTGACGCGGCAGTCGTCAATAAGCATCCTTAGGAAAAACCCAAACATCAAGAAGGAACTGCGGCCGATCCTGGAGCAGACTCTGGCGGAAAAGCTTGAAGCTCTTGGCATTCAAGCC GAGGCCAATAGACTGTCGAACGGCGAGCTGAAGAACGCCTTGGCTAAAGTGTCCTTTGAACGAGAGAAACGGGAAGGGCGGTTCCCAGAGTGCCGGAAGGTTCGGGAAGACGTCTTCCGCTCGCTGTCCCTAAGGGTGAAAGAGAGGGAAACAGAGGGAGACTCGGCACCTGAACTCCGCACCTGGGCCAAGCAGCCGGTCGAAG AGAGCCAGATGAGAGCCAGGTCTAGTAGCCTGCCCTCTGGGGTGACCCAGGTGGTGTCAAAGACAGCCCCCAGGCTCCACGCCGCCCCTCTGCCAGCCCCTCGAGGCAAGATGGGCACTCTGATCAAGACCTCCACGCTAAG AACTCCTCCCTTCAGCTCGGATGAGGATTctgaggaggacgaggaggaggaagagcccCCCCAGAGGAGGCTGCAGGGTCCCAGACCCGCAGTGATCAGCGTGAGCGGCCCACTGGCAGCCCATGTGCCGCCCGCTGGGAGTGACACCGACTGGACAGAAGGAAGTGACATGGAGGAGATCGACCCGCAGAGGCTGCAGAGCTACAAGCAGCTGACAGGAAGAGAAGAGAAGGCGACTAAGA GTCACATGGTCAAAGACCTGACTAAGGACCTGGAGAAGAAACTTGCAGATCGTGAGGTGAAGAAACCATTGGGAGGGGTGAACGTTTTACCGGACAAGAGTAATATCGTGCAGGAACTCAAG AGTTCAAAAACGGATGAAGATGACGATGACGACTGGGATATTTCCTCTTTGGAGGACAAGTCACCAGCACCCAAGCTACAGGACATTCCTGTGAAAAAGAGCTTTGATTCCAGCAATACCAGCATCTGGGGCTCCTCACTgggaaaaacacacaaag GTCAGAATGATGTGGACACCCCCAGTACCATGAAAAGCAGCATTGTGACAGTCAGTGACTGGAGCGTCTCAGATGCAATGTAA